The DNA window ACTTCTTTAGTATTGGGACAAACGATCTAACCCAGTATACTCTGGCGGTAGATCGCGGCAACGAGCTGATTTCTCATCTCTATAACCCGATGTCCCCATCAGTGCTTGGCCTGATCAAACAGGTTATTGATGCATCTCACGCGGAAGGCAAGTGGACCGGCATGTGCGGCGAACTGGCTGGCGATGAGCGTGCTACACTGTTGTTATTGGGCATGGGGCTGGATGAGTTCAGCATGAGTGCGATTTCAATCCCGCGCATCAAGAAAATTATTCGTAACACGAATTTCGAAGATGTGAAGGCGTTGGCAGCGCAGGCCTTGGCACAGCCAACGGCACAAGACCTGATGAATTGCGTCAATAAATTCATCGAAGAAAAAACGCTCTGCTAAACTTCCACGACACTGGAACGCCGCCCAATTTAATGCTTAGGAGAAGATCATGGGTTTGTTCGATAAACTGAAATCTCTGGTTTCTGATGACAAGAAAGACACGGGCACTATCGAGATCGTCGCTCCCCTTTCTGGCGAAATCGTCAATATCGAAGATGTGCCGGACGTAGTGTTCGCTGAAAAAATCGTTGGCGACGGTATCGCTATTAAACCGGCCGGCAACAAAATGGTTGCTCCGGTTGACGGCACCATCGGCAAGATTTTCGAAACCAACCATGCATTCTCTATCGAATCCGACAGCGGCATTGAGCTGTTCGTCCACTTCGGCATCGATACCGTAGAACTGAAAGGCGAAGGCTTCAAACGCATCGCCGAAGAAGGTCAGCGCGTCAAGAAAGGTGACGTGGTTATCGAGTTCAACCTGCCACTGCTGGAAGAGAAAGCCAAGTCTACCCTGACGCCGGTCGTTATCTCCAACATGGACGAGATCAAAGAGCTGATCAAACTGTCCGGCAGCGTGACCGTTGGCGAAACCCCGATCATCCGCATCAAGAAGTAAGCGCGGATGAGCAAGAAAAACGGCGCCCTCGGCGCCGTTTTTTTATCCCCTTCGTCTTTCGAACCGCAGCGTTGTTGGCCGCACGTGTTCACCCCGGTCACTTACTGGAGTAAGCTCCCGGGGATTCCCCCGCTTGCCGCCTAGCTGCAATTCGAAACCCTTTGGGTATACCGCGGATAATAGACGTTATCGGCGCAGGCAGTTTGAACATGGACAGCGCGCAACCTTCGGAGCGTACACGCAGTACGTGACGAAGGCGAGCACTGACCTAGTTCAAAATGGCAAGTAAGATAGTCTATTATTGCCAGCGCGGGATGCGCAGGGTAATGACCAACCCCTCTTTATCGCCGTTGCGCGCCTCAACCTGGCCGCCGTGCGCCAGTACCACCTTGCGGGTGATCGCCAGCCCCAGACCGTAGCCCTTGCCCGACAGCGCCGACTTCACGCGCACGAACGGATCGAAGATGCTCGACAGCTTCGCCTCCTCGACTCCCGGCCCCTGATCGCTGACCGCGATCTGGAACTGATTATCGACGCGCGTCAGCGCCACCGTCACCCGCTGGCCGTGGCTGGAAAAGCGCAGCGCATTGCGCACGATGTTGTCCACCGCTCGCCGCATCAGCTCCGCATTGCCCTTGACGGTGTACTCCACGTCCGACTCGGCCTGCAGCACGATATCCACGCCGGGCACCTGCGCCTCATAGCGCGCATCGCTCACCACCGCATCCACCAGGCCGTACAGATCGAAATACTCCTCGTCCGGCAGGCTGCTGTGTTCGGTTCGC is part of the Serratia marcescens genome and encodes:
- the crr gene encoding PTS glucose transporter subunit IIA, whose amino-acid sequence is MGLFDKLKSLVSDDKKDTGTIEIVAPLSGEIVNIEDVPDVVFAEKIVGDGIAIKPAGNKMVAPVDGTIGKIFETNHAFSIESDSGIELFVHFGIDTVELKGEGFKRIAEEGQRVKKGDVVIEFNLPLLEEKAKSTLTPVVISNMDEIKELIKLSGSVTVGETPIIRIKK